Proteins encoded together in one Desulfosporosinus meridiei DSM 13257 window:
- a CDS encoding LysE family translocator — MEINFFLKGFILGFSIAAPVGPIGILCIRRTLEYGRMSGFLSGLGAATADAAYGMIAGLGLTVVTSFLIGHQAWLRIVGGMFLCYLGIRTFIKRPAENPTLVNNYGLLGNYLSTFLLTLTNPMTIIAFVGVFAGLGLGTNKSSYLSSFSLVLGVFLGSGSWWMLLSFTINVFRKRFSASRLLWVNRVSGLIIIVFGLIALMTWK, encoded by the coding sequence GTGGAAATAAACTTTTTTCTAAAAGGATTCATTTTGGGATTTTCTATTGCCGCGCCGGTTGGCCCAATAGGCATTTTGTGTATTAGACGTACTTTGGAATATGGGAGGATGTCAGGATTTTTGTCTGGGCTTGGTGCTGCGACAGCAGATGCTGCTTATGGTATGATAGCAGGGTTGGGATTAACTGTGGTCACAAGCTTTCTAATAGGGCACCAAGCATGGCTGAGGATAGTTGGCGGGATGTTTTTATGCTATCTCGGAATTCGAACGTTTATTAAAAGACCGGCTGAAAATCCAACTTTAGTCAATAATTACGGTTTATTAGGCAATTACCTTTCAACATTTTTACTTACGCTTACCAATCCTATGACCATTATTGCCTTTGTGGGGGTTTTTGCTGGATTAGGTCTTGGGACGAATAAATCTAGTTATCTTTCTTCATTTAGCTTAGTCTTGGGAGTGTTTCTCGGGTCGGGCTCGTGGTGGATGCTCTTAAGTTTTACGATAAACGTATTTCGGAAACGATTTAGTGCCTCCAGATTATTATGGGTCAATCGGGTATCAGGGTTAATCATTATTGTTTTTGGCCTAATAGCACTGATGACTTGGAAATAA
- the def gene encoding peptide deformylase, which translates to MALRQIVLYDNEILRKKSKEVQIVDEKIRQILDDMAETMYNAGNGAGLAAPQVGLLKRLVVIDMGQGLIKLVNPRIIEQEGEQKVIEGCLSIPNIYGKLIRPAKVTVQALNENGEEISLTGTGDLAKCFCHEIDHLEGVLFTDLVTEYVKR; encoded by the coding sequence ATGGCTTTAAGACAAATTGTACTTTATGATAATGAAATTTTAAGAAAGAAAAGTAAAGAAGTTCAGATAGTAGATGAGAAAATCAGACAAATATTAGATGATATGGCGGAAACAATGTATAATGCCGGGAATGGAGCAGGCCTAGCTGCCCCCCAAGTAGGATTATTAAAAAGATTGGTTGTAATAGATATGGGACAAGGTCTGATTAAGTTGGTCAACCCAAGAATAATTGAGCAAGAAGGAGAACAAAAGGTGATTGAGGGGTGCTTAAGCATTCCTAATATTTACGGAAAGTTAATAAGGCCCGCAAAAGTAACGGTTCAGGCGTTGAATGAAAATGGCGAGGAAATAAGCTTAACTGGTACAGGAGATTTAGCAAAATGCTTTTGTCATGAAATAGATCATTTGGAAGGAGTCCTTTTTACGGATTTGGTTACCGAGTATGTAAAAAGATAG
- a CDS encoding N-acyl-D-amino-acid deacylase family protein produces MKCELLITNGIIIDGTGRPAYNGDLAVNKGKIIAISPLINCQADRIINAAGLTVCPGFIDPHVHEELTVLQSSIFEEYLRQGVTTIINGNCGHSITPYSADNIYSYMVKKGLISHQTKERNKLNVPSWTNFSGYIDIVKNKGSNLNMGFLLGHGTIKWSIMGDTKNRKMSGKEETKIVSLLEEGMEQGALGLSTGLTYSPSKYADTDEIVKCAKVVQKYDGIYTSHIRSYLGTLEAVKEAIQIGTAAGIRVQVSHLTPNCPEGFDEILNARQNGLEIAVDTIPKSSGHFRRKDRLFQYLTTKEFLTSEEKQRLVKRLYSKENLALVNTGIPNLENRTLKEIALERMISVDELILELLNNDRKEITFCQGGLIRKDFPGTPYAENIAQNPYLMVGSDKVNGEIDDPFAWYELYRKGAFPIFINLCRESGIKLEEIIRRITSLPAEHFRFSNRGTLSPGKAADITIIDINNYNYPTDNEIDYKTPLTECKGVKYTIVNGRVALNDGIIEHTNSGQLLSRNSQVL; encoded by the coding sequence ATGAAATGTGAGCTCTTAATAACTAATGGAATAATAATTGATGGTACAGGAAGGCCAGCATATAATGGCGATCTCGCTGTCAATAAAGGAAAAATCATTGCAATCTCCCCCCTAATAAATTGCCAAGCCGATAGAATTATTAACGCTGCCGGCTTAACCGTCTGTCCGGGATTCATTGATCCTCACGTCCATGAGGAGCTTACAGTTTTACAAAGCAGTATATTCGAAGAGTATTTGCGTCAAGGAGTTACTACCATAATTAACGGTAACTGTGGCCATTCTATAACTCCCTATTCTGCAGATAATATTTATAGCTACATGGTAAAAAAAGGGCTCATTTCGCATCAGACAAAAGAGCGAAATAAGCTTAACGTTCCTTCCTGGACAAACTTTTCCGGCTATATAGATATTGTCAAGAACAAGGGTTCAAATTTGAACATGGGGTTTCTCCTAGGACATGGCACTATTAAATGGAGTATTATGGGCGATACAAAAAATAGAAAAATGTCCGGCAAAGAAGAAACTAAGATTGTTAGTCTACTTGAAGAGGGTATGGAGCAAGGGGCTTTAGGACTATCTACAGGTCTAACCTATAGCCCGAGCAAATATGCCGATACTGATGAAATTGTCAAATGTGCTAAAGTAGTGCAAAAATATGATGGCATATATACCTCTCATATCCGAAGCTATTTAGGTACCCTGGAAGCAGTAAAAGAAGCAATCCAAATTGGAACCGCTGCAGGTATACGGGTACAGGTATCCCATCTAACCCCAAACTGTCCGGAAGGATTTGATGAGATATTAAACGCCCGCCAAAATGGATTAGAGATAGCTGTCGATACTATTCCTAAAAGCAGTGGGCATTTTCGACGTAAGGACAGATTGTTTCAGTATTTAACGACAAAAGAGTTTCTAACTTCTGAAGAAAAACAAAGGTTAGTAAAAAGATTATACTCTAAGGAGAATCTAGCCCTTGTAAACACTGGTATCCCTAACCTGGAAAATCGGACTCTGAAAGAAATCGCTTTAGAACGTATGATCAGTGTCGATGAGCTCATCCTAGAACTATTAAATAATGACCGTAAAGAAATTACCTTCTGTCAGGGCGGACTCATTCGAAAGGATTTTCCCGGAACACCTTATGCCGAGAATATAGCCCAAAACCCGTATTTGATGGTGGGCTCAGATAAGGTAAATGGAGAAATAGACGATCCCTTTGCCTGGTACGAACTGTATCGAAAGGGTGCCTTTCCGATTTTTATTAATTTGTGCAGAGAAAGCGGTATCAAACTTGAGGAGATTATTCGTAGGATTACCTCTTTGCCGGCAGAACATTTTCGTTTTAGTAATAGAGGGACACTTAGCCCTGGGAAAGCTGCTGATATCACGATTATTGATATCAATAATTACAATTATCCTACCGATAATGAAATCGACTATAAAACCCCCTTGACAGAATGCAAAGGGGTTAAGTATACAATTGTTAACGGCAGAGTAGCCTTAAATGATGGGATTATAGAGCATACTAATTCCGGCCAACTATTATCGAGAAATAGTCAGGTGTTATGA
- a CDS encoding DUF6143 family protein has translation MTDFMESIFLPKRPLEVVSIPNTLSKSLQGKYFVGQTESLTFSNTTNAWGALVNPNNSGINLFANVYTISNFTDKPFLVQLWFNTDPPGIGAPSTKVSPANTALIPHPVPKVDVKFNQNVTGVPVGGINVFDRIVSPGATLVSEEDGKLIFPSGGNLVLFLTSPGSVPMTFSAIVAFGWWEEKVKHCK, from the coding sequence ATGACAGATTTTATGGAATCAATTTTCCTTCCCAAAAGGCCGCTTGAAGTGGTGAGCATCCCCAATACACTATCAAAATCTCTCCAGGGTAAATATTTTGTCGGACAGACAGAATCCTTAACCTTTAGCAATACAACAAATGCTTGGGGCGCTTTAGTAAACCCAAACAACTCCGGAATAAATTTGTTTGCTAATGTCTATACCATTTCCAATTTTACGGACAAACCATTCTTAGTACAACTATGGTTTAATACAGATCCACCCGGGATTGGAGCCCCTTCAACTAAGGTCAGTCCTGCTAACACTGCGTTAATCCCACATCCGGTACCAAAAGTGGATGTGAAGTTTAACCAAAATGTCACTGGAGTTCCGGTTGGCGGTATTAATGTCTTTGACCGAATAGTTTCTCCTGGCGCAACCCTGGTCAGTGAAGAGGACGGAAAGTTAATCTTCCCCTCCGGAGGTAATTTAGTGCTTTTTCTAACCTCCCCGGGATCGGTGCCAATGACATTTTCGGCCATAGTGGCCTTTGGGTGGTGGGAAGAGAAAGTGAAGCATTGTAAGTAA
- a CDS encoding lytic transglycosylase domain-containing protein: MAKKNLKRKINSRQISLVIMLCILAVYSIFHLVDLQKIIYPYPHRIIIEKYASQYGVDPLLVLAVIREESKFLPQSESHKGAVGLMQLMPSTAQSIAQSVGDKGYSNEYLLDPEKNIQYGTWYLASLQKLFSNNQTLVIAAYNGGRGHVQEWIESGQIDPNNIRQEDIPFKETRDYVQRVLKSYQKYIKLYHT; encoded by the coding sequence ATGGCTAAAAAGAATTTGAAGCGTAAGATCAATAGCCGGCAAATTAGCCTGGTTATTATGCTATGTATTTTAGCAGTTTATAGCATTTTTCATTTGGTAGATTTACAGAAGATTATCTATCCATACCCGCACCGGATAATCATTGAAAAGTATGCTTCCCAATACGGAGTTGATCCCTTATTGGTTCTTGCTGTGATCCGAGAGGAAAGTAAGTTTCTTCCTCAATCAGAATCTCATAAGGGTGCAGTAGGACTAATGCAGTTGATGCCCAGTACAGCTCAATCCATAGCCCAAAGTGTTGGAGATAAGGGTTATAGTAATGAGTATCTACTTGATCCGGAAAAGAATATTCAATATGGAACATGGTATCTGGCTAGTCTGCAAAAGTTGTTTTCTAACAATCAAACTTTAGTGATTGCAGCTTATAATGGTGGAAGAGGGCATGTTCAAGAATGGATTGAATCCGGTCAAATTGACCCGAATAATATCCGGCAGGAGGATATTCCCTTTAAAGAAACCCGTGATTATGTGCAGCGCGTCTTGAAAAGTTATCAAAAATACATTAAACTTTATCATACATAA
- a CDS encoding DUF362 domain-containing protein: MAAFILEKLCRGCKRCVNSCPIEAITMFSHLAVVDPTVCIECEACMESCMHGAITFRASEELKKNNG; encoded by the coding sequence ATGGCTGCATTTATTTTGGAAAAGCTTTGCCGGGGATGCAAACGTTGTGTTAACTCCTGCCCCATTGAAGCGATCACAATGTTTTCACACCTTGCAGTTGTAGATCCAACGGTTTGCATTGAATGTGAAGCTTGTATGGAATCTTGCATGCATGGCGCAATCACCTTTAGAGCGTCAGAGGAGTTGAAAAAAAACAATGGATAA
- a CDS encoding Mrp/NBP35 family ATP-binding protein: MSESCNSCAAAGSCNTETCSSAPQLTKAQKASNVKKVIAVMSGKGGVGKSSVTSMLAVSLMRQGFKVGILDSDITGPSIPKIFGIKERAGASQGGIIAPTSRGGIKVMSLNLMIENEDDPVILRGPLITQVVNQFWKDVIWGELDYLLIDMPPGTGDVAITLFQSLPINGVVMVTSPQALANMVVRKAIKMVRNYEPPIYGLVENMAYVQCPDCSKKIEVFGKPQGEEEAKRTGIPFLGSLPLDPALATLSDDGKIEDYQSADFDQIARSLAEQIKLSSDKNLA, encoded by the coding sequence GTGAGCGAATCATGTAATAGCTGTGCTGCAGCTGGTTCATGCAACACAGAAACTTGTTCCAGTGCGCCCCAATTAACCAAGGCTCAGAAAGCCAGCAACGTTAAGAAAGTCATTGCGGTTATGAGCGGTAAGGGTGGAGTTGGAAAATCTTCTGTAACCAGTATGTTAGCAGTAAGCCTAATGCGACAAGGATTTAAAGTAGGAATTCTTGACTCGGACATAACCGGACCAAGTATTCCAAAGATTTTTGGAATTAAGGAGCGGGCTGGCGCAAGCCAAGGTGGGATTATTGCACCAACCAGTCGTGGCGGGATTAAAGTCATGTCGCTCAACCTTATGATTGAAAACGAAGATGATCCTGTAATTTTGAGAGGGCCACTGATCACTCAAGTAGTTAATCAGTTTTGGAAGGATGTTATTTGGGGAGAGTTAGACTATCTTTTAATTGACATGCCTCCTGGCACAGGCGATGTGGCAATCACGTTATTCCAATCTCTGCCGATTAATGGGGTTGTGATGGTAACAAGTCCTCAAGCTTTGGCTAATATGGTAGTACGGAAAGCTATCAAGATGGTTAGAAATTATGAACCTCCCATTTATGGGCTGGTTGAAAATATGGCTTATGTGCAATGTCCGGATTGCAGCAAAAAGATAGAGGTATTTGGAAAACCTCAAGGAGAGGAAGAAGCAAAGCGTACTGGTATTCCTTTCTTGGGCTCCTTGCCACTCGACCCGGCACTTGCAACATTATCAGATGATGGTAAAATTGAAGACTATCAGTCCGCTGATTTTGATCAGATTGCTCGCAGCTTAGCTGAACAGATTAAATTATCAAGTGATAAGAATCTAGCCTAA
- the thpR gene encoding RNA 2',3'-cyclic phosphodiesterase → MRLFIGVDLPVQLKEALVEFQSELRARGVSGFFKSQDNFHITLEFLGEIDPDKVITLSEVISQVARDSTPFDLNIIGLGAFPSFKRPHTLWTAVNGDLDQLHKVRNDLHIQLKDRGFRVEERQFKPHITLASRPNCDNPAMQDALSRKIGDFLVSEIVLFESKAIRGKRVYTDVFKARLGT, encoded by the coding sequence ATGAGATTATTTATCGGGGTTGATTTGCCTGTTCAACTTAAAGAAGCCCTTGTTGAATTTCAGTCTGAGCTAAGAGCTCGTGGAGTTAGCGGGTTCTTCAAATCCCAGGATAACTTTCATATTACCTTAGAATTTTTAGGGGAAATAGACCCGGATAAAGTTATAACACTGTCCGAAGTAATCTCCCAGGTTGCCAGGGATTCTACCCCTTTTGATTTGAATATTATTGGTTTAGGTGCATTTCCGTCTTTTAAGAGGCCGCATACTTTATGGACAGCGGTCAATGGAGATTTAGATCAACTTCATAAAGTAAGGAATGATCTGCATATCCAGCTGAAGGATAGGGGTTTTAGAGTAGAAGAACGCCAATTTAAACCCCATATTACCTTGGCATCACGACCTAATTGTGACAACCCTGCAATGCAAGATGCTTTGTCAAGAAAAATTGGTGATTTTTTAGTATCTGAAATTGTTCTGTTTGAGAGTAAGGCTATCCGCGGGAAGAGAGTCTATACGGATGTATTTAAAGCACGATTAGGAACCTAA
- the ilvD gene encoding dihydroxy-acid dehydratase, producing the protein MNSAAVTRTSPHRALLNALGLTNEEMERPLIGIVSSKNDIVPGHMNLDKIVDAVKLGVAMAGGTPLVFPAIAVCDGLAMGHQGMKYSLVTRELIADSTEAMTLAHAFDALVMVPNCDKNVPGLLMAAARLNIPTIFVSGGPMLAGKVDGHKISFSNVSEAVAEFQAGKITKEKLLEYENKGCPTCGSCSGMYTANSMNCLTEVLGMGLKGNGTIPAVYSARIQLAKHAGMQIMELLKKNIRPKDIMTKEAFENALTLDMALGCSTNSMLHLPAIAHECGIELNLDIANDISDKTPNLCHLAPAGHNFIEELDEAGGIYAVMNELNKLGLVNTDLLTCSGKTVGENISGCVNKNSEIIRPVENPYSKTGGIAVLKGNLAPDSCVVKRSAVAPEMLKHQGPARVFDCEEDAMEAINSGKIVPGDVVVIRYEGPKGGPGMREMLNPTSAIMGRGLGESVALITDGRFSGATRGAAIGHVSPEAAVGGNIALIEEGDMIQIDIMANTINFAISDTELEKRRAVWKPRKPRITSGYLARYAALVTSGNRGAILEYN; encoded by the coding sequence ATGAATAGTGCTGCAGTAACCAGAACTTCGCCACACCGTGCATTATTAAATGCGTTGGGTTTAACCAACGAAGAAATGGAACGTCCCTTAATCGGTATAGTTAGTTCTAAAAACGACATTGTTCCCGGTCATATGAATCTCGATAAAATTGTTGACGCAGTTAAGTTAGGGGTCGCTATGGCTGGCGGAACCCCCCTTGTTTTCCCTGCGATTGCTGTCTGTGACGGACTTGCTATGGGGCATCAAGGAATGAAATATTCCCTTGTTACTAGAGAATTAATTGCCGACTCTACTGAAGCCATGACATTGGCTCATGCCTTTGACGCTTTAGTGATGGTTCCAAACTGTGATAAGAATGTTCCCGGATTGTTAATGGCTGCAGCAAGACTAAATATCCCCACTATATTTGTCAGTGGTGGCCCTATGCTTGCCGGTAAAGTAGATGGTCATAAAATTAGCTTTTCTAATGTCTCGGAAGCTGTCGCCGAATTTCAAGCAGGAAAAATCACCAAAGAAAAACTACTGGAATACGAAAATAAGGGTTGCCCTACTTGTGGCTCCTGCTCCGGAATGTATACAGCTAACAGCATGAATTGCCTCACCGAAGTCTTAGGGATGGGGTTAAAGGGTAATGGAACCATCCCGGCAGTTTATTCTGCACGGATTCAACTGGCTAAGCACGCCGGCATGCAAATCATGGAACTGCTGAAAAAGAATATTCGTCCAAAAGATATTATGACTAAAGAAGCCTTCGAAAACGCCTTAACCTTAGATATGGCCTTGGGCTGCAGCACTAACAGTATGCTGCATCTTCCGGCAATTGCTCACGAATGCGGAATTGAATTAAATCTCGATATTGCTAACGACATCTCTGACAAAACGCCCAACCTTTGCCATCTGGCACCGGCAGGGCATAACTTTATTGAAGAACTCGATGAAGCCGGTGGAATCTACGCAGTCATGAATGAATTGAATAAACTCGGTTTGGTTAATACAGATTTGCTTACCTGTTCCGGAAAAACTGTGGGAGAAAACATTTCGGGCTGCGTGAATAAAAACTCTGAGATTATCAGGCCCGTGGAAAACCCTTACAGTAAGACCGGTGGGATTGCTGTACTAAAGGGGAATTTAGCCCCTGATTCCTGTGTTGTCAAGCGCTCAGCCGTGGCCCCGGAAATGTTGAAGCACCAAGGCCCGGCAAGAGTATTCGACTGTGAAGAAGATGCTATGGAAGCTATCAACTCGGGGAAAATTGTCCCTGGAGATGTTGTCGTAATCCGCTATGAAGGTCCGAAAGGCGGCCCGGGCATGAGGGAAATGTTAAATCCTACTTCAGCAATCATGGGGCGTGGCCTGGGGGAAAGTGTCGCTCTAATTACTGATGGACGATTTAGCGGTGCAACCAGGGGGGCGGCTATTGGTCATGTTTCTCCTGAAGCAGCCGTTGGGGGTAATATTGCCTTGATCGAAGAGGGCGATATGATTCAAATTGACATTATGGCTAACACTATTAATTTCGCCATTAGTGACACAGAACTTGAAAAACGCAGAGCAGTTTGGAAGCCGAGAAAACCTAGAATCACCAGCGGATACTTGGCAAGATATGCAGCTTTAGTAACCTCAGGAAACAGAGGCGCAATTTTAGAATACAATTAA
- a CDS encoding YcxB family protein has protein sequence MLEQGKNKSVIGRHDLTLSNTGIVDISENSEAKTQYTEIHDIVEDKEHIYVYVNANSAHIIPNRIFENLDKKNEVLGLLKQKAKSNN, from the coding sequence ATGCTGGAACAAGGTAAAAACAAAAGTGTAATAGGAAGACACGACTTAACCCTATCGAACACGGGGATCGTTGATATAAGTGAGAATAGTGAAGCAAAGACTCAATATACTGAAATACATGATATTGTTGAAGACAAAGAACATATTTATGTATATGTAAATGCGAATTCAGCACATATTATCCCAAATAGAATTTTTGAAAATCTGGATAAAAAGAATGAAGTATTGGGATTGTTAAAACAAAAGGCAAAATCAAACAACTAA
- a CDS encoding DUF134 domain-containing protein, which translates to MPRRRCCGLIDDALVCQTFIPLGQSCLEEININLEELEAIRLKDKVGLDQIECAASMGVSRATFQRILGAARSKIASALVEGRPIIIRGGHYLMKNRVFECIGCGNVWEAEPCATGGKHGYEIACPKCGSMKKVKLGHSKGDCCGNSSEG; encoded by the coding sequence ATGCCAAGGCGACGTTGTTGTGGCCTAATCGACGATGCACTAGTCTGCCAGACTTTCATTCCTCTGGGACAATCTTGTTTAGAAGAAATAAATATTAACTTAGAGGAATTAGAAGCCATTCGTCTTAAAGACAAGGTGGGGTTGGATCAAATCGAGTGTGCAGCGTCTATGGGGGTTTCCAGAGCTACGTTTCAGCGAATTTTAGGAGCGGCTAGGTCGAAAATCGCTTCGGCATTAGTTGAAGGGCGACCTATAATTATTCGAGGTGGTCACTATTTGATGAAAAATCGTGTGTTTGAGTGTATTGGATGCGGAAATGTATGGGAAGCAGAACCTTGTGCAACTGGTGGGAAACATGGCTATGAAATTGCTTGCCCTAAATGCGGGAGTATGAAAAAAGTAAAACTGGGGCACAGCAAAGGTGACTGTTGTGGGAATTCCTCTGAAGGTTAA
- a CDS encoding MGMT family protein, giving the protein MARKSFNEKLNSSGDLPKIEFIGIDNKMAKGFGCGNMLIAAPKEYDEVMKRIPEGKVITSDGIRNYLALKHEADFTCHLTAGIFINIAANASQEREALGGKDITPYWRTLKKGGELNDKYPGGIDQQKMLLEMEGHEVIKKGKRCFVKDFEKALFKFS; this is encoded by the coding sequence ATGGCCAGAAAGTCTTTCAACGAAAAACTTAATAGTTCTGGGGACTTGCCCAAGATTGAATTCATAGGTATTGATAATAAGATGGCTAAGGGTTTTGGATGCGGAAACATGCTTATCGCAGCTCCCAAGGAATATGACGAGGTAATGAAAAGGATCCCGGAGGGGAAGGTTATTACTTCCGATGGAATTAGAAATTACTTAGCTCTGAAGCATGAGGCTGACTTTACTTGTCATCTTACTGCAGGAATTTTTATCAATATTGCAGCAAATGCCTCACAAGAACGCGAAGCTTTGGGAGGCAAGGATATAACTCCTTACTGGCGCACCTTGAAAAAAGGTGGGGAATTAAATGACAAATACCCCGGGGGAATTGACCAGCAGAAAATGTTATTAGAGATGGAAGGGCATGAGGTAATCAAGAAAGGCAAGCGCTGCTTTGTAAAAGATTTTGAGAAGGCGCTATTTAAGTTTTCATGA
- a CDS encoding NifB/NifX family molybdenum-iron cluster-binding protein gives MSKKIAIPTNGDELDPHFGRAAGFTVFEIEGNEARFVELLSSTGLQHQHEGLANMFKSKGVEALVCGGIGGGMINGLNAVGLEVVSGASGKVADVANRYALGKIVSTGSVCAHDHGDGHHHHH, from the coding sequence ATGTCTAAAAAAATCGCAATTCCAACAAATGGTGATGAACTAGACCCACATTTTGGACGAGCTGCTGGATTTACTGTCTTTGAGATTGAGGGAAATGAAGCTCGTTTTGTAGAATTACTAAGTTCTACGGGTCTTCAACATCAGCATGAAGGACTCGCCAATATGTTTAAAAGCAAAGGGGTAGAAGCCCTAGTATGCGGTGGTATTGGCGGAGGTATGATTAATGGTCTTAATGCTGTAGGCCTTGAAGTTGTTTCTGGAGCGTCCGGGAAAGTTGCAGATGTTGCAAACCGATATGCATTAGGTAAGATCGTTAGTACGGGTTCTGTTTGTGCACATGATCATGGAGATGGCCACCATCACCATCACTAA
- a CDS encoding PhzF family phenazine biosynthesis isomerase, translating into MPVEIFKESNDYSIMMTQGKVEFYPQLAVKNREDIINALGLREDELDQRCPIQIVSTGHSKVMIGIKTRQRLNRLSPNLLTLAQISKMINCNGFFVFTLDTEDKDILTHGRMFAPAIGVNEDPVTGNANGPLGAYLVKHGLVNHNNSSFSFTGEQGYAIGRSGLVNVTVRLQKGEPEQVKIGGKAVIVFKTEIKI; encoded by the coding sequence TTGCCAGTTGAAATCTTTAAAGAAAGTAATGACTATTCTATAATGATGACTCAAGGCAAAGTTGAGTTCTATCCACAACTTGCGGTAAAGAATCGAGAGGATATTATTAATGCCCTAGGATTAAGAGAGGATGAACTAGATCAACGTTGCCCAATTCAAATCGTCTCAACAGGACATTCCAAAGTTATGATTGGAATTAAAACCCGACAAAGATTGAACCGGTTATCTCCAAATTTGTTAACATTAGCTCAAATTAGCAAAATGATTAACTGCAACGGCTTTTTTGTTTTCACTTTGGATACAGAAGACAAGGATATTTTGACTCATGGAAGAATGTTTGCACCTGCTATTGGGGTTAACGAAGATCCGGTGACAGGAAACGCAAACGGTCCTCTTGGAGCATATTTAGTTAAACATGGCTTGGTTAACCATAATAACTCAAGCTTTTCTTTCACGGGTGAGCAAGGGTACGCAATAGGACGAAGCGGTCTGGTAAACGTGACGGTTCGTTTACAGAAGGGCGAGCCAGAACAAGTCAAAATTGGCGGGAAAGCGGTTATTGTCTTTAAAACAGAAATTAAAATTTAA
- a CDS encoding metal-sensitive transcriptional regulator, producing the protein MKEVDQEEVQKILTRLKTVRGHISGVERMIEEEKSCEDILLQLVAIRSAVHKTSVIIAQRYASSCLLDAIDSGEDRQEVLNNAIETLMKLNQ; encoded by the coding sequence TTGAAAGAGGTTGATCAGGAAGAAGTCCAAAAAATTCTAACTCGTCTAAAGACTGTACGAGGACATATCTCAGGTGTAGAGCGCATGATAGAGGAAGAGAAAAGTTGTGAAGATATCCTTTTGCAACTTGTTGCCATTCGCTCAGCAGTTCATAAAACATCTGTGATTATAGCTCAACGTTATGCCAGTTCCTGTCTATTAGATGCCATTGACTCGGGAGAGGATCGGCAAGAGGTTCTGAATAATGCTATCGAAACCCTTATGAAACTTAACCAGTGA
- a CDS encoding GNAT family N-acetyltransferase — protein MIVREMITEDIPQLAQLYKQFWNEESRIEKMYEGLKKLQKSGSHIMLSAVEGNQLMGSVMGVICGEIYGDCRPFMVLENMIVDECCRNNGVGKLLIAELEKKGIEKNCSQIILVTDRNRIDACKFYESAGYDPKTHIGYKKKLTNPDDQKID, from the coding sequence ATGATTGTTCGTGAAATGATTACCGAAGATATTCCACAGTTAGCACAGTTATATAAACAGTTTTGGAATGAAGAATCACGCATTGAAAAGATGTATGAAGGGCTTAAGAAATTACAAAAAAGTGGTTCCCACATTATGCTTAGTGCAGTTGAAGGCAATCAGTTAATGGGTTCTGTAATGGGAGTGATCTGTGGGGAGATATATGGAGATTGCCGGCCCTTTATGGTGTTGGAAAATATGATTGTTGATGAGTGTTGTAGAAATAATGGAGTTGGCAAACTACTGATTGCAGAGTTAGAAAAAAAGGGCATTGAAAAGAACTGTTCTCAGATAATTCTAGTGACTGATCGTAACAGGATTGATGCTTGTAAATTTTATGAATCTGCAGGATATGATCCTAAAACTCATATAGGTTATAAAAAGAAACTAACGAATCCTGACGATCAGAAAATTGATTGA